The genomic stretch GGTGACGACATCGACCTGGCATTGCTGGTCGACGGCCTGCAGGCCGAGCGCGAGCAGGGCATCACCATCGATGTCGCGTACCGCTATTTCTCCACCGCCAAGCGCAAATTCATCATCGCCGACACCCCCGGCCATGAGCAGTACACCCGCAACATGGCCACCGGTGCGTCCACCTGTGACCTGGCGATCATCCTGGTCGACGCCCGTTACGGCGTGCAGACCCAGACCCGTCGCCACAGCTTCATCGCATCCCTGCTGGGCATCAAGCACATCGTTGTCGCCATCAACAAGATGGACCTCAAAGGCTTCGATCAGGGCGTGTTCGAGTCGATCAAGGCCGACTACCTGAAGTTCGCCGAAGGCTTGAAGATGAAGCCGACGAGCATGCACTTCGTGCCGATGTCCGCTCTGAAGGGCGACAACGTGGTGAACAAGTCCGAGCGCTCGCCGTGGTATACCGGCCAGTCGTTGATGGAAATCCTCGAGACCGTGGAAGTGGCGGGCGACCGCAACTTCACCGATCTGCGTTTCCCGGTGCAGTACGTCAACCGTCCGAACCTGAACTTCCGCGGTTTCGCCGGCACCCTGGCCAGCGGCATCGTCAAGAAGGGCGACGAAGTCGTGGTCCTGCCTTCGGGCAAGAGCAGCCGCGTGAAATCCATCGTCACCTTCGAAGGTGAACTGGAACACGCAGGTCCTGGCCAGGCCGTGACGCTGACCATGGAAGACGAGATCGACATCTCCCGTGGCGACCTGCTGGTACACGCCGACAACGTCCCGCCGGTGACCGACAGCTTCGAAGCGATGCTGGTGTGGATGGCTGAAGAGCCGATGCTGCCGGGCAAGAAATACGACATCAAGCGCGCCACCAGTTACGTGCCGGGCTCCATCGCCAGCATCGTCAACAAGGTCGACGTCAACACCCTCGAAGAAGGCCCGGCGAGCGCGTTGCAGCTCAACGAAATCGGCAAGGTCAGGATCGCGCTTGATGCGCCGATCGCCCTCGACGGTTACGACAGCAACCGCACCACCGGCGCGTTCATCATCATTGACCGTTTGACCAACGGCACCGTTGGCGCCGGCATGATCGTCGCGCAGCCAGTGACCCATGGCACGGCTACGCACCACGGCAAGCTGGCCCATGTAGCGACCGAAGAGCGCGCTCAGCGTTTCGGTCAGCAACCGGCGACCGTGCTGTTCAGCGGCCTGTCCGGCGCTGGCAAGAGCACTTTGGCGTACGCGGTCGAGCGCAAACTGTTCGACCTCGGTCGTGCGGTGTTTGTGCTGGACGGCCAGAACCTGCGTCACGACCTCAACAAAGGTCTGCCGCAGGATCGCGCCGGTCGCACCGAGAACTGGCGTCGTGCCGCGCATGTGGCGCGTCAGTTCAACGAAGCGGGTCTGCTGACGCTTGCTGCGTTTGTGGCGCCGAGTGCTGAAGGTCGTGAACAGGCGAAAGATCTGATCGGCAAGGAGCGTCTGCTGACGGTCTATGTCCAGGCTTCGCCGACTGTTTGCGCAGAGCGTGATCCGCAAGGGTTGTACGCTGCGGGTGGCGATAATATTCCGGGTGAGTCTTTCCCGTATGACGTGCCGTTGGATGCTGATCTGGTGATCGATACTCAGTCGTTGTCGCTGGATGAAAGTGTGAAGCAGGTGTTGGATCTGTTGCGTAAGCGTGGCGCGATTTAAGCGTTAGCTGCCAATAAGAAGCCCGCCGATGAGTGATCATCGGCGGGCTTTTCTTTTGTGGTTGGCAGGCGTATGGGTGTTGGCCTGCTGGCGGTGGCGGCCTTTGGGCCGGCCAGGCTCTGGGTGTTTTTTGTGAATATCCGTTTCTGCGGGTGTTGCGGCTGGCGGTTCCGCCCTTACGGCGGCTCACTTTTTCAAACGCCAAAAAGTAAGCAAAAGGCTTGGCCCGTGCGTTCGGCCCCTCGCTGGGGCTCGGTGTTCCTTCGTTCCGGGATTCATCCGGGGGCATCGCCTACGGTTTGCTTCGCTGC from Pseudomonas allokribbensis encodes the following:
- the cysN gene encoding sulfate adenylyltransferase subunit CysN, with product MSHQSDLISEDILAYLGQHERKELLRFLTCGNVDDGKSTLIGRLLHDSKMIYEDHLEAITRDSKKVGTTGDDIDLALLVDGLQAEREQGITIDVAYRYFSTAKRKFIIADTPGHEQYTRNMATGASTCDLAIILVDARYGVQTQTRRHSFIASLLGIKHIVVAINKMDLKGFDQGVFESIKADYLKFAEGLKMKPTSMHFVPMSALKGDNVVNKSERSPWYTGQSLMEILETVEVAGDRNFTDLRFPVQYVNRPNLNFRGFAGTLASGIVKKGDEVVVLPSGKSSRVKSIVTFEGELEHAGPGQAVTLTMEDEIDISRGDLLVHADNVPPVTDSFEAMLVWMAEEPMLPGKKYDIKRATSYVPGSIASIVNKVDVNTLEEGPASALQLNEIGKVRIALDAPIALDGYDSNRTTGAFIIIDRLTNGTVGAGMIVAQPVTHGTATHHGKLAHVATEERAQRFGQQPATVLFSGLSGAGKSTLAYAVERKLFDLGRAVFVLDGQNLRHDLNKGLPQDRAGRTENWRRAAHVARQFNEAGLLTLAAFVAPSAEGREQAKDLIGKERLLTVYVQASPTVCAERDPQGLYAAGGDNIPGESFPYDVPLDADLVIDTQSLSLDESVKQVLDLLRKRGAI